The DNA segment atgtaaagaatggttaatgtatatatatatatatatatatatatatatatatatatataatgtataaatgtaaagaatggttaatgtatatatatatatatatatatatatatatatatataatgtataaatgtaaagaatggttaatgtatatatatatatatatatatataatgtataaatgtaaagaatggttaatgtgtatatatatatatatatatatatatatatatatataaatatatatataatgtataaatgtaaagaatggttaatgtatatatatatatatatgtccctcTAATGTTTGCATTTATGTGCAAAGCTGATATCCTAATCAGTTCAACTCTATTAATCTATctgtgaaattattattattctttattgctttatatagcgccatcatattccgtagcgctgtacaatgggtagacaggacctaacaagtagtatataacataacaattagacttacagAACCAAGAGGTATGGACTGGAGGGCCGCGATCAGTAGAGCTTACATAATAGAAATGGTATAaaaggtttattaaaaaaacataaatttcataattttaataattatatattaaataaaaatgtgttgtttttttttacgaacTCGTAAGTAACTGCGGGAAATTAGTAATTGTTTAAAACAATTCAAAtttgtaaattacatttattgtagATTACAAATCTAGCATCTAATCAGTAGTTTGCTAGCCATTATTAGGAACATGGTAGCCTACTAGCCTATGTCTATACAGCGAAGATTACGGCATCATTGGTTCTTACCAAAAATTATCCGTCTTACGGCTATCTATTCCGCTGTACAAATCAAGAGAGATTCCATCAAAAAAAATCTGCTGAAAAATTACCCAAAAATcgaaatatttcaataaatctataaatatatatttttcatttttccaacACTAAATAATTTGCCATCATTGTGAATTTCCATCACCGCATTGCCAGAAATATTTAGGACAAAACACTGGATTTTATAATCTTTCGCGATGTCTGCATTCCTTTGAGAGAATCATTGTGAGCGTCTGTCGGCTCGGAATGCCTTTATTatgatattttcattaaaatagcaTTTATTTTCTATCCCAACCCCGGAAGACGATGTCAAGTACGCTCACAAATGATTCCTCGAAAGGAAGAGTTCCGACTTTATTCACCAACAACAATACGCCGATTACCAACTAATAGAATAACGAATGGGAAGCAGGGAAATGCCGCGCGCCGTGCGACAAACCGCCGGATAAACTCACTATTGTGCGACGCGTAACAGGTCGCCGAGGAGCAAGGTTACAGCCGACATATTCCTTTTGTGTCTTAATATTCCACATTCTAAGAGACGTCGGGAAGGCAGAACAGCGGGAACGTTCCGGGCCAAGACGCAGATTCCTTGGAAAATTCCGAGTGCCGTTTTGGttgaaaaaagtgagaaaaaattgGCTGGtgtaaattgtctttttttctttttttgcgtCTGGTTGGTATAGAATGTAAAATGGCGAGTCATTACATCAGCAGTCTAGTTTTTACTTTCTTCAAAGCTAGAATttagttttaaccctttaagaagAATGTGGAGAATGCAACAAATTTACCGGCACACCTTTCATACATTTAACAGATTtagtatctgtatatatatatatatataaataaggccatatatatatacatttgtggtCTAATAAATCCTATTTCCAAAAATTTTCATGATCCTGGGATTTTGTGttctatgacatcatagggCCACACGCAGACGGTATttcagaatttatatatatatagttacgtagttacatatattatagttatatctatatatatagttgttttttttcatgatcCTGGGATTTTGTattctatgacatcatagggCCACACGCAGACGGTATTtgagaatttatatatatatatatagttacatagttacatatattatacttatatatatatataaatagatatatatagatatatatagatatatttatttattttttcatgatcCTGGGATTTTGTattctatgacatcatagggCCACACGCAGACGGTATTTCGGGATGACGCATGTCACTGAAGGATCCAAAATGTTAGTTGTTTGATTCTGTGTCGATGGCTTGCAACGTGTCTACCGGTAAATGTGCGGATACTTAATGGCTATTAtgtcctttaaccctttgagtgccataGGCCTTAATTTATGATATCACCCTCAAACTGATAAGGTATCTCTGGGGTGGCTGATACACTTTTACAAAACACCCAATAATACGACTATATATGTGAATTTAGAGATAAAATGATGTTTGTGATAAGGATGAAACGCAGTTACTAGGAAAATATCTCACACAATTAACCTCAGAATATCTGATATTCAAAGCAAGGGTGTCATTCTACTTTTCTTGGGTTATCGTCTTCTATggcagttttactttaccgagatgGGTAGTAGATACATAGATCAACCTcccagtggtagaggctaagggaatataaacatgcatgggataggcatacgtctcctgaatctaagacgagaccaaagactgattaaggtttgagtctttagagcaggagaaacgggcgactagacgggggccgaatggggccggcagattctgtgttacttaataaataatcaaatagctcaatttaaaaaacaataaagtttaAATGTAACCAGTAGAGCTCATTATGTGGTGTTTTGACGCGTTTCCATCACCATGTAGCAGTTATATTGCATCTGTGGGCATTAAGGGCACTCAGCTAAAGCTCCTCCTACATCCTCTACCCAGCACCaatcataaaacacatttttaaataagcagccaatcaggaaggaGGTCAGGTGAGCTGACACAAATAATataagtggatttttttttcttaattaaaactATGTCTAAAAAGATTTCATTGTATGTTTCAAAGTTTtaacatcatttatttttttttctcgttctCTATAAAGactgtagaaaataaaatatatcccaaaataaagaaggaaaaaaaaacacctacaatTTGAGATACACATTGCTACATTTGCtgaataaaaaaagccatgtttggtaaaattttcttttttttttttatttgtaatataagATAGTTACAGAGTGATACAAATTAATTACaattataatacaaataatgtcaaaACATAATATCAAAGGTTTTTAcgtcaaatatttacaaaaaaaaaaaaaaagtaaagtgacTCACTATTCCCTTCCAATTATCAGCAGAACATCATTTTCTGGAAAcgctatatttattttagaagaattatatttatatatatttaaattcctttcgatatatagatattatttatatatatttatatatttatttatatttatattttcatttctaCAAAAAGCCTCTCCGTGCATTCGCAgagaaacgtttttttttttgtttttaatcgaTTTTGGCCATTAGGACTTATTAACCCGTAGAGTGCCAGTGAGGTGAAGGCAACCTAGTGCCTACAAATGACCCCGTGATAAAAGTAGTGGAtcgtgggaattgtagttcacagcagCTTCAGAGGTTATGAGGACATCATCGTTTTGGGCTGTCTACGGTTAATTAAGCGCTATCTGACCCCTCTCGGTTAacgcattttaaccccttcacgacaaagcccgctcacaatgcattgtcattaatgggtgaGCCGCTGTCctcgaggggttaaataaaggGTGATTTGGGGTTTTTAGGACCCATTGTGTTTTCAGCATAGGTGGTTATCCTTATGTTTATTCACCGGGAGGCTGTTTTTGGTGGAGACACCGGGGTGAACTTCTGCAGTGCGACCACACGGTGGCAGCGTCTAGGAAAACCGCCTCGATGCGCCATATAAATGCCACCGACTGGTGGCAAATTAGTGTCCTTCTTGCACCTGAGCCAAATGGACTGCAGAATGTCCGGTCTGTTGGTAGGACAGGTTAACCCATCACAGTCCGACCCCCAGGTCTAGAGTCCATAAACGAGCTTGGCTTTGTGCTCCGACATATGGTGAGAAACGGACCATCTTCAAAGCACCATGGTGGGAATATGATGAGCCAGCGAGGCCGGGTGTGGGACCGGCAGGCTCGGAGAGTGGGGCTGCAGTGAACCGGCTGGTGGACGATGGCGGGCGCTCTTCTGATGGGCGCGGAGACCGGCAAGCTGAGAATAGGCGCTCTGGCACACCTGGCACTTGTATGGGCGCTCCCCGGTGTGCAGGCGCACGTGGTTACGCAAAGTAGAAGACTGGCTGAATCGGCGGTTGCAGAATCGGCAAACGAAGGGTTTGTCCAGGGTGTGGATGCGCATGTGAGAGCGTAGATTACTACGGGAATTGAATCCTCGGTGGCAGATCACGCAGCGCATGCGACCGGTAACCACTTGTCCAGAGGAGTCCGATCCTCCAAAATCATCTGCGGAAGACAAACATCGGGttcatatacatgtatatatcgggttcatatacatgtatatatcgggttcatatacatgtatatatcgggttcatatatatatatacatacaagacACTCAATACTCTCCGCTCAGTGAATAATCACCATTACAATTTTCTTAAGGTTCTCCAGTAAAGCGTAGAACGTTTGGTTCTGGATAATAAGGTCAAATAAATCCAaactaaaacaatatttttcgtaaataaatataaatatataatataaaattgttaCAAAGAAACCATCTCCTCCAACCAAGGAAGCCAAGAGCTGCTGAAATGTCTGCTCATCCAGAGCTTAGTGATAGTgccctatataaaacatcaCTTACGGCCTCGGAGAAACGCGtcgattttaaacattttggacaatttggTTACATCTGTCTTTTAATAAATGGCTGTGACATTTGTCAGACTACAAAGCCCATTATCCAAAGCCTTGATGGGCCTTAGTGGAGCAATTTGGGTATAAAGAATTCCTATGGACAATCGCTCAGCCATATAGTATAGGATTCTGCGCATGGTGATGCGATACGCAGGTTATTAGAAGCACTGAGCTAGTTAGCGACTCGTGTAAAACGCCAATTAAAACTCTTAATTACCGTGTTTGCTCTTCTTTTGCTCCTCTTCTATTCCTGGAACTCCCGGGATGCCGAGGAAACTGTTATGAGAATTACTGTACCAAACCAGCAGCTCCTGATCCGGAGGAATGGTCTgcagggataaaaaaaacaaacatatgatCTCATTGCCCCAAAAAACCACATTTACAAAGAACCAAAAAGTTTAACATCGAATCAGCGATATGTTTGATAGGATGCAAGCTGGGTCACTTTGCATGTAAATGGTTCATTCGACAGCTGGCTGGGAGTCCTCAGAGTTGGTGATCCAAAACAGATAAtgctatatattatttatcccTATTTTGTGGATTTGTGTTTTTCTGGATATGCCaaaataatggggaaaaaaggaagaaagatgAAGAAAGGAACCCAAAATGGCTATTGATGAGTCgttggtgtatgtatatatatatatacagtatatacattgaTATATATGCCAGTGGAGATGGTTTTCCACCCTAGTTCTCCCGTTGGATATAAGGCTGGGTCGCTCCTTTTTGCCGGCGTCCTGGTTACCAAGGCCGCTTGCTTTCATCAAACAAACAATCCACGTGAATAAAACAGACGGCGTGAATGGGAAGTCGGCAATCGCATGCGCCTATCGCTCGTTGGGAGCGGCATAGAGAAAGGGGGTGACCTTGAGCCTCACAAAACAGAGCGCGGGGCAgaggtggggggtggggggcggCTCGAAGCTATCTCGAccgattttgttttttttatcatttttctaaaaaagaaaaaaaaaaaaagcagacgcTCCACAAATAAAGGAATCCTTTGTCAAACGAAAATCAACAAATGGCCGGGTAGCGCGAAGCCTTTCATTAACCTAACTGATGTTTATAGACATAGCATGTAGGATCATTCGAGTCCATTGTTCAAGCGCATGTGAAGAAGACATCTATAAACATGGCCTTGCTCCCAAGACGGTCGCTCTACCCTGCCATTTGGTGGCCATCACATTGATTTTGTGTCTTCGTCAGGAGAGTAACTTCCCCTGCTGTGCGGCCAGAACAGCGAAGGACCCCACTGTGCCGGGGCCGGGTCGTTAGCGTTTCCAGCAAAGGGTCCAATTAAAGTGCTTAAAAGCCCCCGACACACTAGGTTTTACATAGAGGGATTTTAGCCCGGCGGGGGTTACGTATTTTCCTTGGGAGTCGGACAGCCCTGATTATTAGCTGTCTTGGGCAGGTTGGGGGGATTCGGTGGCCTCTGGGAAAGGAATCGCACATTAAAAATGCCAAGAAAATGAGATTGGGCCCAATTACGCTCTGAAGGAAATTCAGCTACATCGTGAATGAGCTCAAACGTGACGAAGAAGAGATTAGAGCGACATTCAAGGTAGAGAACTTGGATGTTTCTCCTTGATGATGATGTAAATTCGGTTACTTGGGTAAATTTAATAACAATGATGATTTAATAACAATGTATCAATTTATTCATCGGATTCTGCTCAACTTAATTACAGATTAGAAAAGGTGCCGTGGATTGGCACCAATGGGACCAAGCTCAAGGTTTTCCTTTAACCTGGAAAAGGggcattgagatctctgttgcCCCATGTGCCGGTGGAGGAGGACACGTTTATCTCCCCACTGTGGTCAGGAATCCTAAAAACAAAGTCCCCATAactcactggaaaaaaaaagagagttttGCCCCAAAGCGATGGCTGTCCCACGCAATACCCACCTCAATGGCTTTGTAGAAGATGCTGTTCCCGATTTGGACCACCTCAAGGTTCTGCTCCTGCTCGTTCCTGGCACACTTGATGTAGGTCATCCAGCTGCGGTGGTCCTCCTGGCTGGCATCAATGAAATAACGCACGGTGCCATCTTCATTAAATACCTGCGAGGGCACAGAGGGAATGGTTGAGCATCTCTTGTCTGGCACAAAACACTTCAGCTGGTAACTCGTAAAAATTGAAGACCATCACACAGGCCATACTGACCCATTTGTCACGAAACAGGACCCTGAACACTAAATATGAAGCAGGAGACCCGTAGACAAAATCATACAATTAGCTACCCTAGGCCAACATCTTATAAACCTTGAGTATTCCATCTAATGTGGTctacaactcccagcactcTCAGTGCCCTGGTGGTTGTAGTCCACAGCATCAGCATGTCAATAAGTGTCAACATCTTCActaataatttacatatttttctcataattaaaacatttctatatctTTTAACTACTTTGTTGCCATGTAGCTTCTGTGTAACAGTGATTACTAGTGATTAAAGATTAGGAAATCAATAtaattttacttattattattattattattagaaataataataataataataatatttattgtagGATATGAAAACCAGTGCATCACATAACGATTTGACTTATAGAAAGAAAaggtaatatatatgatatgtaatgtATGTCTATGACTTCACACACAcaactaatataaatatatatattatttgtatattatttgtatattatttgtatattatttgtatattatttgtatattatttgtatatatatatacaatcatattacattttaaagtgctattaatttgcatttcatataaatgatatattcataatataattgaaatattggcattttatCATGAAGGCGATGTTAATGATGCCTTTTCTCTTTTAAATCATCCAATTCCCACAATGATTAGATTTCCAATTAGAAGTGGATTGGTGTCTCTGTCCCGTCTTTTGAAGATTAGTTAAGATAGCATGGAGGTGATTGATCTTAAATGATCAGATACATGTTTTAGACCTTTTTTTGGGTGTTGGTGAACCTCAGCCCTCAATCTGTGTATTCTAAGTGAATGTGGAGCagaaatatgcattattattatatattatctataaatGTCCTTGCCATGCGCAGCTTTGCATGGAGATTGGAGTGAATTGACATTTAAATGGGTATTTAAAGAGCTCAACAAGTGCACTTAGATTACCTTGTTAATTGACATTATCTTTTCTAAGCCAACCCCACGCTCCCTTCTCTCCACCTAAGGCCAATTGACATGCTGCACAGCCTGGGATCAAGGAGGGTGGAATGTGTTTTATCTGTTATCTGCCTGGCATATCTGCTGATCAGGAGAGGTGGTTTtaaaaccccttaaagacaattaTTTAACCAAAAGAATCCTGACGCCCCCTCTTTCCTTGACACCTGCTGTTTGAAATGGGGCTGCATTTATTAAGTCATTTAATGTCACATTCATTGGAACATTGTGACCTCTTACAAACTCAAGTATCCTTAATgtagttaaatatttaaatattgctaTATAGTGTACATCCTGCACATCTGATTCAGTTACCCCCAGGGGTCACAGGTTGATACTATCTGAACACCTGGATTCACACCTCTGTGAACTGGAAATCTATTGTGTGGGTTGTtggtacacatatatatatatatatatgtgtgtgtgtgtgtgtgtgtgtgttttccatGTGTATAGGCAAATAACAAACATACAGGCAAATAAAGGTGTATATATACCCAGATCGACCTTCTTACCTCCCACATAAGGTTGTTGTTTTTGCAGAGGTCCACATGTTCTGGTGAGATGGCCCTCCCTGTGAATGGTCCCATCTCAGTACCAGCTTTGATCCATGTCTTGGAGAAGATTCCCAGCCCTTCACCAGGGATGGAGCTCTGGGCTATAATAACTTCAGATGGCAGGACCAGGCTGGAGAGCTTCTGGACCTCTGTAGGGAGAAGAAGGAGGTCAATCTACAGGCAGGGTGGCTCTTACCATCTGCTAATCCATAAACTGCAAGGGCATCTCATAATTACCCCTTTTAGGGGCAATACCTTGTTAAGGCAGTAAGCTGGTACCCCAAATGGGCACTTTATGGGCATGGAGCCAGCTCACAGATGGTGACACCAAGTGGCATAAAACATAACATGCATCACTGGCACTGCATTAGTGATAATAAAATGCCCTTACTGGTGGTATCTTGCCACCGGTTTTATTAGGGCATCAGCACAATACCAAGGCACTGCCATTAATTAATCAAttgattaataatatatttctggCACATCTCTCCAACATATTGAGAGCACATAGTCATGGCATCTACTGACAACGATTCGGCATGCATCTGAGCTAAGTATTCCTCGGGATCAGGAATAAAggaaaagacacaaaaaatcacaccctaattttattaatatacgGATTATCTATcgagctatctatctatctagatatctatctatctatctatctatctatctatctatctatctatctagatatggatatatataatatgtaaaatccacgaaatacaatttttaatcaatcttgttaaaaaaaaccccgtatttttcatgttaaatacaGCAATTTAAAAAACCCGATTCTACAGAAAAGAACTTTCTGtacataaatttaaaaaattgccaTGAAAAATGTGTAGATTTTAATTGATTTTCCCTTTATTCCTATCTAGGTAAAAACGTTGTACAAACATTGTTTTACTCGgctataattaaaaacaaacctcagcgctgagaaaaaaaacccaaaaaatgaaaaaaactatattttcaaAACTAATCTCTGTGGGGCATAAAAATCTTTTAaaccaatactttttttttctttttttttttatcataatagACAGGGGTTAAATAGTGTCCTCTATCTGTTCATGAACCAATTTGTCACACTGTTAAAGTGACAGCCATTCTTTAAACACAACTAAAAAGAAATTACTAATTCTATATTCATTAGCTTTTCGAAATGCCTGTGCTATACATTTGGATAGCATGTTGAGAGGACATGCTATAAAGCCTTAGGAATTTTGGGGACAAAATGGGGAGATTAGTTGGTTGACATAAAGTGAATGCAAATGGAATTAGTTTTCATGGCAAATTAAGGGAAAGGAACAGTGATGAAAAAGAAGAGGATAATGCTTTCCCCATAGATGCCAAGACTTCGGGTAGACATTGTTCAAAGGTTGATGAATGAGCAAGAAGGATTTGAGACATCTTAAAGAAAAGAGACCACT comes from the Spea bombifrons isolate aSpeBom1 chromosome 8, aSpeBom1.2.pri, whole genome shotgun sequence genome and includes:
- the PRDM12 gene encoding PR domain zinc finger protein 12, with amino-acid sequence MMGSVLPAEAMVLKGGLKQPGLSLAEMITSDILHSFLYGRWRNVLGEQLFEEKNTQSSPKTAFTAEVLAQSFSGEVQKLSSLVLPSEVIIAQSSIPGEGLGIFSKTWIKAGTEMGPFTGRAISPEHVDLCKNNNLMWEVFNEDGTVRYFIDASQEDHRSWMTYIKCARNEQEQNLEVVQIGNSIFYKAIETIPPDQELLVWYSNSHNSFLGIPGVPGIEEEQKKSKHDDFGGSDSSGQVVTGRMRCVICHRGFNSRSNLRSHMRIHTLDKPFVCRFCNRRFSQSSTLRNHVRLHTGERPYKCQVCQSAYSQLAGLRAHQKSARHRPPAGSLQPHSPSLPVPHPASLAHHIPTMVL